From one Geoalkalibacter halelectricus genomic stretch:
- a CDS encoding SLC13 family permease, which produces MIAAFWNRLWHMHDETKALFLYSPKAMLKRFGRDHLHFSNSKKDEHDIDLADEMEEAPAEHVRRLKSGPDGVEEGEPREYSKRQRVGLFLGPILFVLMLIVPTPAGMEPEAQKMAAIALLMATWWMCESIPIPATSLLPIALFPWLGIMATGRATAPYANHLIFLFMGGFIIALAMQRWNLHRRIAMNIVKIVGFSPPRLIFGFMAATAVLSAFVSNTATTVMMMPIGLAIITHVITEGKKEGLDKHIDFSPEQFAFGLNLMLGIAYAASIGGMATLIGTPPNTVLAGYLSKNYGFEITFATWMMVGVPLVLVMLPLCWLWLTRVANPMKLKKVPGGRELINEELRKMGGMNVGERWTALVFGLTALAWIFRQQISFIFPDPGMITDATIAMIGASVLFLIPINMKKNIFVMDWHWASKMPWGVLILFGGGLALAEGFRATKLAEWIGLQVTLLENAPVIILVIAVATLIIFLTEMTSNTATAAMSMPILAAVALGLGQNPLLLLVPAAVAASCAFMLPVATPPNAIVFGSGYVTIPQMAKSGFGLNILSIILAVAATYLLVVPIFDVVIGEIPLWAQNGTP; this is translated from the coding sequence ATGATTGCTGCATTCTGGAACCGCCTCTGGCACATGCACGACGAGACCAAGGCCCTGTTCCTGTACAGTCCCAAGGCCATGCTCAAACGTTTTGGCCGCGACCATCTGCATTTCAGCAACAGCAAGAAAGATGAACACGACATCGATTTGGCCGACGAGATGGAAGAGGCGCCCGCCGAGCATGTCCGCCGTCTCAAGTCGGGCCCCGACGGCGTCGAGGAGGGCGAACCGCGCGAATACAGCAAGCGGCAGAGGGTCGGCCTGTTCCTCGGCCCGATTCTTTTCGTGCTCATGCTCATCGTGCCGACCCCCGCCGGCATGGAACCCGAGGCGCAGAAGATGGCGGCCATCGCCCTGCTCATGGCCACCTGGTGGATGTGCGAGTCGATTCCCATCCCGGCCACCAGCCTGCTGCCCATCGCGCTTTTCCCCTGGCTCGGCATCATGGCCACTGGTCGCGCCACGGCTCCCTACGCCAACCATCTGATCTTTTTGTTCATGGGCGGCTTCATTATCGCCCTGGCCATGCAGCGCTGGAATCTGCATCGGCGCATCGCCATGAACATCGTCAAGATCGTGGGCTTTTCGCCGCCACGGCTGATCTTCGGCTTCATGGCGGCGACCGCCGTCCTGTCGGCCTTTGTCTCCAATACCGCGACCACGGTCATGATGATGCCTATCGGTCTGGCGATCATCACCCACGTCATCACCGAAGGCAAAAAAGAGGGGCTGGACAAGCACATCGACTTCTCGCCCGAACAGTTCGCCTTCGGCCTCAACCTGATGCTGGGAATCGCCTACGCCGCCTCCATCGGCGGGATGGCGACCCTCATCGGCACGCCGCCTAATACGGTGCTCGCCGGTTACCTGAGCAAGAATTACGGCTTCGAAATCACCTTCGCCACCTGGATGATGGTTGGCGTACCCCTGGTTCTGGTTATGCTGCCCCTGTGCTGGCTGTGGCTGACGCGGGTGGCCAACCCCATGAAACTCAAAAAAGTTCCTGGCGGTCGTGAACTCATCAATGAGGAATTGCGCAAAATGGGAGGCATGAACGTCGGCGAACGCTGGACCGCGCTGGTGTTCGGCCTGACCGCTCTGGCCTGGATCTTCCGCCAGCAGATCAGCTTCATCTTCCCCGATCCCGGCATGATCACCGACGCCACCATCGCCATGATCGGCGCGTCGGTGCTGTTTCTCATCCCCATCAACATGAAGAAAAACATCTTCGTCATGGACTGGCACTGGGCGAGCAAGATGCCCTGGGGCGTGCTGATCCTCTTCGGCGGCGGTCTGGCCCTGGCGGAGGGCTTTCGCGCCACCAAACTGGCCGAGTGGATCGGCCTGCAGGTGACCCTGCTGGAAAACGCGCCGGTCATCATCCTGGTCATCGCCGTGGCGACCCTGATCATCTTTCTCACCGAAATGACCTCCAATACCGCCACGGCGGCCATGTCCATGCCGATTCTCGCCGCCGTCGCCCTCGGCCTGGGCCAGAATCCGCTATTGCTCCTAGTGCCCGCCGCCGTCGCCGCCAGTTGCGCCTTCATGCTGCCGGTGGCCACACCACCCAACGCCATCGTATTCGGCTCGGGTTATGTGACCATTCCGCAGATGGCGAAAAGCGGCTTCGGTCTCAATATCCTCAGCATCATCCTCGCCGTCGCGGCCACCTACCTGCTGGTGGTTCCGATCTTCGACGTGGTGATCGGCGAGATCCCCCTCTGGGCGCAGAACGGAACGCCCTAA
- the hypF gene encoding carbamoyltransferase HypF has protein sequence MKRCRIEIEGIVQGVGFRPFVYQLARRHHLAGWVLNDSRGVTIEAQGDTAAMEDFLHALRAQAPPLAVITRFKTRPCPLATEDSFVIHASNETAERRIQIAPDTYVCGDCLAELFDPADRRYRYPFINCTNCGPRYTIVTGVPYDRPLTTMADFPLCADCRREYENPASRRFHAQPNACPACGPRLSLHDGAGRRLEVPDALGQAIALLRQGRILAVKGLGGYHLVVDAANDQAVAELRRRKTRDEKPFALMSRDLEAVRRYAWVNEAEEQLLLGVERPIVLLPRRADHGLSPRVAPSNGFFGVMLPYTPLHHLLLEDQFTALVMTSANLSDEPILFEDGEALTRLSDIADAYLSHNRRIHTRTDDSIARILAGRAVLMRRSRGYVPRGILLPQAQPTVLALGAELKNTICFTQENRAFLSQHIGDLKNLEVLRGLEHSVDHLGRILGLRPRIVAHDLHPDYLSTRFAEELPEVRRIGVQHHHAHLVSCLADNGRDEPAIGVIFDGLGFGADGHIWGGEFLLGDADGFERAAHLAYLPMPGGDAATREPWRMALSALAHAFGESLPEPAFFPTHAPGDLRLVRQMIARGINCPLTSSCGRLFDAVAALIGVRQRISYEGQAALELEQIAAEGEQGRYAYELYDRQGPFVVDPAPLIRSLVEDLGQGVAPGVLSARFHNTLAAMIQEVCGRLREGSGLNLVALSGGVFQNRYLTEKTLPLLERDGFTVLTHSLVPPNDGGLALGQAVIAGRLAARQQQS, from the coding sequence GTGAAGCGTTGTCGCATTGAAATCGAAGGGATCGTCCAGGGCGTCGGGTTTCGCCCCTTTGTCTACCAACTGGCCAGGCGCCACCATCTGGCGGGCTGGGTACTCAATGACAGCCGCGGCGTGACCATCGAGGCGCAGGGCGACACCGCCGCAATGGAGGACTTCTTGCACGCGCTGCGTGCCCAGGCGCCGCCGCTGGCGGTCATCACCCGCTTCAAGACGCGGCCCTGTCCGCTGGCGACGGAGGATAGCTTCGTCATTCACGCCAGCAATGAAACCGCGGAGCGCAGGATTCAGATTGCCCCGGACACTTACGTGTGCGGCGACTGCCTGGCCGAACTCTTCGATCCCGCCGACCGGCGCTACCGTTATCCCTTCATCAACTGCACCAACTGCGGGCCGCGCTACACCATCGTTACCGGCGTGCCCTACGACCGCCCCCTCACCACCATGGCGGATTTTCCCCTGTGCGCGGATTGCCGACGCGAATACGAGAATCCGGCCTCGCGCCGCTTCCATGCCCAGCCCAACGCCTGTCCGGCCTGTGGGCCGCGGCTGAGCCTGCATGACGGCGCCGGACGGCGCCTGGAGGTGCCGGATGCGCTGGGGCAAGCCATCGCGCTGTTGCGCCAGGGGCGCATTCTGGCCGTTAAGGGATTGGGCGGCTACCACCTGGTGGTCGATGCCGCCAATGACCAGGCGGTGGCGGAGTTGCGCCGGCGCAAGACGCGCGATGAGAAACCCTTCGCCCTGATGTCGCGCGACCTCGAGGCGGTGCGCCGCTACGCCTGGGTCAACGAGGCGGAAGAGCAGTTGCTGCTGGGCGTGGAGCGGCCCATCGTGTTGCTGCCGCGCCGCGCGGATCACGGTCTCTCGCCGCGAGTGGCGCCCAGCAACGGTTTTTTCGGGGTGATGCTGCCCTACACGCCCTTGCACCACCTGCTGCTGGAAGACCAGTTCACGGCCCTCGTCATGACCAGCGCCAATCTGAGCGACGAGCCCATCCTGTTCGAGGACGGCGAGGCCCTCACCCGGCTGAGCGACATCGCCGACGCCTATTTGAGTCACAACCGCCGCATCCACACCCGCACCGATGACTCCATCGCGCGCATTTTAGCGGGGCGCGCGGTGCTCATGCGGCGCTCACGCGGCTATGTGCCGCGCGGCATTTTGTTACCCCAAGCACAACCGACGGTTCTTGCCCTGGGCGCCGAACTGAAGAACACCATCTGTTTTACCCAGGAAAACCGTGCCTTTCTCAGCCAACACATCGGTGATTTGAAAAATCTCGAGGTTCTGCGCGGCCTGGAGCACAGCGTCGATCACCTGGGGCGCATTCTTGGGCTGCGGCCGCGCATCGTCGCCCATGACCTGCATCCCGATTACCTCTCGACGCGCTTTGCCGAGGAACTGCCCGAAGTGCGGCGCATCGGCGTGCAGCATCATCACGCGCACCTGGTCAGTTGCCTGGCCGATAACGGCCGCGACGAGCCGGCCATCGGCGTCATTTTCGATGGCCTGGGCTTCGGAGCCGACGGACACATCTGGGGGGGCGAGTTTCTTCTGGGAGATGCCGACGGCTTTGAGCGCGCCGCGCATCTCGCTTACCTGCCCATGCCGGGTGGCGACGCGGCCACTCGCGAACCCTGGCGCATGGCTCTCAGTGCCCTGGCGCACGCCTTTGGCGAGTCGTTGCCCGAGCCGGCGTTTTTTCCCACCCACGCGCCCGGAGATCTGCGTTTGGTGCGGCAAATGATCGCGCGTGGCATCAACTGCCCGCTGACCTCGAGCTGCGGGCGGCTGTTCGATGCCGTGGCCGCCCTTATCGGGGTGCGCCAACGGATCAGCTATGAGGGACAGGCGGCCTTGGAACTCGAGCAGATCGCCGCGGAGGGCGAGCAGGGCCGTTATGCCTATGAGCTTTATGATCGGCAGGGGCCGTTCGTGGTGGATCCCGCCCCGCTGATCCGCTCCTTGGTCGAGGATTTGGGGCAGGGCGTGGCGCCGGGGGTGCTCAGCGCCAGATTCCACAACACGCTGGCGGCAATGATCCAGGAGGTATGCGGTCGTTTGCGGGAGGGCAGCGGCCTGAACCTGGTGGCCTTGTCGGGCGGGGTGTTCCAGAATCGCTATTTGACGGAAAAAACCCTGCCGCTGCTGGAGCGCGACGGGTTCACCGTCTTGACCCACTCCCTGGTGCCGCCCAACGACGGTGGCCTGGCTCTGGGGCAGGCGGTGATCGCCGGTCGTCTGGCCGCCAGGCAACAGCAGAGCTGA
- a CDS encoding DUF3422 family protein — protein sequence MSDYFCLPFSTHPLRDSLYDELHARPFQIITTPQQITHLAFAAEPRQIDAAFALLCDLCRRYSVNQPNPETVSYFQDFGEFAVRWERHMEFYSLTFMRAAGPEGEPFEHPVIRLLPGDWMAQLPGQAIAAFHIVVAGEDLSFERDPVHRWFEGQRLIMSRPAQGKAVVCTAFRLHSDGFGRFMVQNGGITDYQMGRLVQRIIEMETYRLLAQLSLPLAKRIAPELAEMDKELAEMLARVPKNGSSEGNRDLLQQLSLLSARLETWRAETNHRFSATRAYHELVLTRLTNIKEEPMGGYMTFAEFMSRRLNPGLRTCEAVQGWMEDLSRRIERAGDMMRTRVNLTLQDQNKSLLASMNRRGRLQFRLQETVEGLSVAAISYYLVGLLGYLLDGLPLAALGLDKKTAIAILVLPVVALVWWLIRRIKHRLIKEPLCDKAED from the coding sequence ATGTCAGACTATTTCTGTCTGCCCTTTTCCACCCACCCCTTGCGCGATTCTCTCTATGACGAATTGCACGCGCGCCCGTTTCAAATTATCACCACCCCGCAGCAGATCACCCATCTGGCCTTTGCCGCCGAACCACGGCAGATCGACGCGGCCTTTGCCCTGCTTTGCGATCTGTGCCGCCGTTACAGCGTCAACCAGCCCAACCCAGAAACCGTCTCCTATTTTCAGGATTTCGGTGAGTTCGCGGTGCGCTGGGAACGGCACATGGAATTCTATTCCCTGACCTTCATGCGCGCCGCGGGTCCCGAGGGCGAGCCATTCGAGCATCCCGTCATTCGCCTGTTGCCCGGCGACTGGATGGCGCAATTGCCCGGCCAGGCCATCGCCGCCTTTCATATCGTCGTCGCCGGCGAGGATCTCTCCTTCGAGCGTGACCCGGTGCATCGCTGGTTCGAGGGTCAGCGCCTGATCATGAGCCGCCCGGCCCAGGGCAAGGCGGTGGTATGCACCGCCTTTCGTCTGCACAGCGACGGCTTCGGCCGCTTCATGGTGCAAAACGGCGGCATCACCGACTATCAGATGGGACGCCTGGTGCAGCGCATCATCGAAATGGAAACCTACCGGTTGCTGGCCCAATTGTCCCTGCCCCTGGCCAAGCGCATCGCGCCGGAATTGGCGGAAATGGACAAGGAGTTGGCCGAGATGCTGGCCCGCGTGCCCAAGAACGGCAGCAGCGAGGGCAACCGCGATCTGCTGCAGCAACTCTCCCTGCTCTCGGCGCGCCTCGAAACCTGGCGCGCGGAAACCAATCACCGCTTCTCGGCCACCCGCGCCTACCACGAACTAGTGCTCACCCGTCTGACCAACATCAAGGAAGAGCCCATGGGCGGCTACATGACCTTTGCCGAGTTCATGAGCCGGCGCCTCAATCCGGGGCTGCGCACCTGCGAGGCCGTGCAGGGCTGGATGGAGGATCTGTCGCGGCGCATCGAGCGCGCCGGCGACATGATGCGCACCCGCGTCAACCTGACTTTGCAAGACCAGAACAAAAGCCTGCTCGCCTCCATGAACCGCCGCGGGCGTCTGCAGTTTCGTCTGCAGGAAACCGTCGAGGGCCTGTCGGTGGCGGCAATCAGCTACTATCTGGTGGGTTTGCTCGGTTACCTCCTCGACGGGCTGCCCCTTGCCGCCCTGGGTCTGGACAAAAAAACCGCTATCGCCATTCTGGTTCTCCCAGTCGTGGCGCTGGTGTGGTGGCTGATCCGACGCATCAAGCATCGCCTGATCAAGGAACCGCTGTGTGATAAGGCGGAAGATTAA
- the uvrA gene encoding excinuclease ABC subunit UvrA, translating into MSQNQIRLRGACQNNLKNLDLDLPLGELIVVTGVSGSGKSSLAFDTIYAEGQRRYVETFSPYARQFLDRMDKPRVERIDGIPPAIAIDQTNPVRTSRSTVGTMTELTDHLKLLFARGARLYCRGCARPVVRDTPESTASDLLRQAPGARALITFTVAIPGNFTVAEIKSHLAAQGYTRFHAEEDARLEVIQDRLSLSPERRARLVESLEAAFKVGHGRLSAVLFDGQNQPLASRRYSSELHCAECDLAYHDPQPNLFSFNSPVGACDTCRGFGRVLGIDYALVIPDADKSLAAGAVKPFQTQSNRECQEDLLRFAEQAGIDVDRPWRSLSAAQRDWVIHGEGRWEEGQWYGVRGFFDWLEAKSYKMHIRVLLSKYRSYDRCPSCQGARLKPDALLWRLGDKPLADRVVPPQRRFRPAETELTPEQLEQLPGLCLHDLMLLPIDRCLDFFSHLSLPAPLDEAAEVLLGEIHTRLSYLVEVGLSYLNLDRQSRTLSGGEVQRINLTTALGTSLVNTLFVLDEPSIGLHPRDMGRVIGVLRRLRDAGNSLLVVEHDPQVMLTADRVLDIGPGPGKNGGQVVFFGTPAELLRDQRSLTAQYLRGDKSVGQPSAVPAGAEKPSTLKIRGAAAHNLKGLDVDLPLGRLVVVTGVSGSGKSTLVQDVLYQALCKLKGKPVDAPGAHGAILGHEQIGDVVLVDQSPIGRTTRSNPASYVGAFDAIRKAFAAELPARERGYTAGTFSFNSGHGRCPSCGGNGFEHVEMQFLSDVYLRCPDCDGRRYRAEILDIKLHPPGGGPGKSIAEVLDLTVAEALDFFAERPDILRGLEPLRAVGLDYLSLGQPVPTLSGGEAQRLKLAGHLAAQRGGKKPAAGTLFLFDEPTTGLHFDDIARLLGALRQLQGEGHSLLVIEHNLDIIAAADWIIDLGPEGGDAGGRLVCAGTPRAVMDCAASHTGAALRGYLEELRQTRAALPSLAPPAPATAPPTPPIAQHEGRICIHGAREHNLKNIDVCLPREQFTVITGMSGSGKSTLAFDILFSEGQRRYLESLNAYARQFVQPAARPDMDALFGIPPTVAIEQRTSRGGRKSTVATLTEIYHFLRLLFVKLGVQHCPTCAVAIEPQSREAIIARLLREWRARRVSLLAPLVTARKGYYTDLAKWAAGKGFSHLRVDGVDTPTDNWPRLDRFREHTIELPVGELRLVPEQEEHLRALLDLALDYGKGVVQVRDEQSSEAAIFSTRRACPGCGRSFEEPDPRLFSFNSKHGWCPGCFGTGLLMPGFDAEQSGEEIWWNAWWEGEEQPCPACEGRRLRPEALAVKFHGRDIAELSALSIAAAEKFFQNLELAGREADIARDILAELGTRFAFLREVGLSYLSLDRAAPTLSGGEAQRIRLAAQLGSNLRGVCYILDEPTIGLHPRDNLMLLDTLEKLGAKGNTVVVVEHDDETIRRARHLIDLGPGAGINGGRVVAAGSVEDLMASPQSVTGRFLANPLRHPLVKRRSTSRRTPGIEISGAHLHNLKKIDVVFPLKRLIAVSGVSGSGKSTLVRSVLHENLRRLLAERGNKTAPPRGCGAIKGAEKIARILEVDQTPIGKTPRSCPATYVGFWDEVRKLFAATPEAKIRGWGPGRFSFNTKEGRCSACDGQGVQKIEMSFLPDVQVSCDQCAGLRFTPETLAVTYKDRNIGEVLKMTINQAADFFAAHGKIHHALCLLQDVGLGYLTLGQPSPTLSGGEAQRIKLVTELAKTPLDEGAAATRNRRGGHTLYILDEPTIGLHMADVEKLIRVLHRLVAAGNTLVVIEHNLDVIAEADWLIDLGPEGGEGGGRLVAAGTPEQVARADTDSRTAPILKKFLQERRDSK; encoded by the coding sequence ATGTCCCAGAATCAGATTCGTCTGCGCGGCGCCTGCCAGAACAACCTCAAGAACCTCGACCTCGATCTGCCCCTGGGTGAACTGATCGTGGTCACGGGCGTCTCGGGCTCGGGCAAATCGTCCCTGGCTTTCGACACCATCTATGCCGAGGGCCAGCGCCGCTACGTCGAAACCTTCTCGCCCTATGCCCGCCAGTTTCTCGACCGCATGGACAAACCACGCGTCGAGCGCATCGACGGGATTCCACCGGCCATCGCCATCGACCAGACCAATCCGGTGCGCACCTCGCGTTCGACGGTGGGCACCATGACCGAGTTGACCGACCACCTCAAGCTGCTCTTCGCGCGCGGCGCGCGCCTTTATTGCCGCGGCTGCGCAAGGCCGGTGGTGCGCGACACCCCGGAGAGCACCGCCTCGGATCTGCTGCGGCAAGCCCCGGGAGCGCGCGCCCTGATTACCTTCACGGTCGCCATCCCGGGCAATTTCACCGTCGCCGAGATCAAGTCGCATCTGGCGGCGCAGGGCTACACCCGCTTTCACGCCGAAGAGGACGCGCGGCTCGAGGTCATCCAGGATCGCCTCAGCCTCTCCCCGGAGCGGCGCGCACGCCTGGTGGAGAGTCTCGAAGCCGCCTTCAAGGTCGGGCATGGACGATTGAGCGCCGTTTTGTTCGATGGGCAGAACCAGCCCCTGGCTTCGCGACGCTATTCCTCGGAATTGCATTGCGCCGAGTGCGACCTGGCCTACCACGATCCGCAGCCCAACCTGTTCAGCTTCAACTCGCCGGTGGGCGCCTGCGATACCTGCCGCGGCTTCGGCCGCGTTTTGGGCATCGATTACGCCCTGGTGATTCCCGACGCGGACAAATCCCTGGCCGCCGGCGCCGTCAAACCCTTTCAGACCCAGAGCAACCGTGAATGCCAGGAGGATCTGCTGCGCTTTGCCGAGCAGGCCGGCATCGACGTGGATCGGCCCTGGCGTTCCCTGAGCGCGGCACAACGCGACTGGGTCATCCACGGCGAGGGCCGCTGGGAGGAGGGTCAGTGGTATGGGGTGCGCGGCTTTTTCGATTGGCTGGAGGCCAAGAGCTATAAAATGCACATTCGCGTTCTGCTCTCCAAGTACCGCTCCTACGACCGCTGCCCGAGTTGTCAGGGCGCGCGCCTCAAACCCGATGCCCTGCTCTGGCGCCTGGGCGATAAACCCCTGGCTGACCGGGTGGTGCCGCCGCAGCGACGCTTCCGGCCGGCCGAAACCGAACTGACGCCCGAGCAACTTGAGCAGTTGCCGGGTCTGTGCCTGCACGATCTGATGCTGCTGCCCATCGACCGCTGCCTGGATTTCTTCTCGCACCTGAGCCTGCCCGCCCCCCTGGACGAGGCGGCCGAGGTGCTGCTCGGCGAAATCCACACGCGCCTTTCCTATCTGGTCGAGGTCGGTCTCTCTTATCTCAATCTCGATCGCCAATCGCGTACCCTCTCCGGCGGCGAAGTGCAGCGCATCAACCTGACCACCGCCCTGGGAACCTCCCTGGTCAACACCCTGTTCGTCCTTGACGAACCCTCCATCGGCCTGCATCCGCGCGATATGGGGCGGGTCATCGGTGTGCTGCGGCGGCTGCGCGATGCGGGCAATTCCCTGCTGGTGGTGGAGCATGACCCCCAGGTGATGCTCACCGCCGACCGGGTGCTCGACATCGGACCCGGGCCGGGCAAAAACGGCGGCCAGGTGGTATTTTTCGGCACCCCGGCCGAATTGCTGCGCGACCAGCGCTCCCTCACCGCCCAGTACCTGCGCGGCGACAAGAGCGTGGGCCAACCCTCCGCAGTACCTGCCGGCGCTGAAAAGCCGTCCACCCTGAAAATTCGCGGCGCCGCGGCGCACAATCTCAAAGGTCTGGACGTGGACCTTCCCCTTGGGCGCCTGGTCGTGGTCACCGGCGTGTCGGGCTCGGGCAAATCGACGCTGGTGCAGGACGTGCTCTACCAGGCCCTGTGCAAGCTCAAGGGCAAGCCCGTGGACGCGCCCGGCGCCCACGGTGCGATCCTCGGCCATGAGCAGATCGGCGACGTGGTGCTGGTCGACCAGTCGCCCATCGGGCGCACCACCCGCTCCAACCCGGCGAGCTATGTGGGCGCCTTCGACGCCATCCGCAAGGCCTTCGCCGCCGAGCTTCCCGCCCGGGAACGCGGCTACACCGCCGGCACCTTCAGCTTCAATTCCGGCCACGGCCGCTGTCCGAGCTGCGGCGGCAACGGCTTCGAGCACGTGGAGATGCAGTTTCTCTCCGATGTCTACCTGCGCTGCCCGGACTGCGACGGCCGCCGCTATCGCGCCGAAATCCTCGACATCAAACTGCACCCGCCCGGCGGTGGTCCGGGCAAGTCCATCGCCGAGGTGCTCGATCTCACCGTGGCCGAGGCCCTGGACTTTTTCGCCGAACGCCCCGACATTCTGCGCGGCCTCGAACCCCTGCGGGCCGTGGGGCTGGATTATCTGAGCCTCGGCCAGCCGGTACCGACTCTGAGCGGCGGCGAGGCCCAGCGGCTCAAACTCGCCGGACACCTGGCCGCCCAGCGCGGCGGCAAAAAGCCCGCCGCGGGCACCCTGTTTCTGTTCGACGAACCCACCACCGGCCTGCACTTCGACGACATCGCCAGGCTGCTCGGGGCCTTGCGCCAACTCCAGGGCGAAGGCCACTCACTACTGGTTATTGAACACAACCTCGATATCATCGCCGCCGCCGACTGGATCATCGACCTCGGCCCCGAAGGCGGCGATGCCGGCGGGCGCCTGGTATGCGCGGGCACGCCGCGCGCGGTTATGGATTGTGCCGCCAGTCACACCGGCGCGGCGCTGCGCGGCTATCTTGAGGAGTTGCGCCAGACCCGCGCCGCGCTCCCGTCCCTTGCGCCGCCCGCGCCGGCGACGGCCCCACCGACCCCCCCCATCGCCCAGCACGAGGGGCGCATCTGCATCCACGGCGCCCGCGAGCACAATCTAAAAAATATCGATGTCTGTCTGCCGCGCGAACAGTTCACGGTCATCACCGGCATGTCCGGCTCGGGTAAAAGCACCCTGGCCTTCGACATCCTGTTTTCCGAGGGCCAGCGGCGCTATCTTGAGTCCCTCAACGCCTACGCCCGCCAATTCGTGCAGCCCGCGGCGCGCCCCGACATGGATGCGCTGTTCGGCATCCCGCCCACGGTGGCCATCGAGCAGCGCACCAGCCGCGGCGGGCGCAAAAGCACCGTGGCGACCCTGACCGAGATCTATCATTTCCTGCGCCTGCTGTTCGTCAAACTGGGGGTCCAACACTGCCCCACCTGCGCGGTGGCCATCGAGCCTCAGTCCCGCGAAGCGATCATCGCGCGCCTGCTGCGCGAATGGCGGGCCCGGCGCGTCAGCCTGCTCGCCCCCCTGGTCACGGCGCGCAAGGGCTACTATACGGATCTGGCCAAGTGGGCGGCGGGCAAGGGCTTCAGCCACCTGCGCGTGGACGGCGTCGACACGCCCACGGACAACTGGCCGCGCCTCGACCGCTTCCGCGAACACACCATCGAGCTGCCGGTAGGCGAATTGAGGCTGGTTCCCGAGCAGGAGGAGCATTTGCGCGCCCTGCTCGATCTGGCCCTGGACTACGGCAAGGGCGTGGTGCAGGTGCGTGACGAACAGAGCAGCGAGGCCGCGATTTTCTCCACCCGCCGCGCCTGCCCCGGCTGTGGGCGCAGCTTCGAGGAACCCGACCCGCGCCTGTTTTCCTTCAACTCCAAGCATGGCTGGTGCCCGGGCTGTTTCGGCACCGGGCTGCTGATGCCCGGTTTCGATGCCGAGCAGAGCGGCGAGGAAATCTGGTGGAACGCCTGGTGGGAAGGCGAGGAGCAACCCTGCCCCGCCTGCGAGGGACGCCGCCTGCGACCCGAGGCCCTGGCGGTGAAATTTCACGGCCGCGACATCGCCGAGCTGAGCGCCTTGTCCATCGCCGCCGCGGAGAAGTTTTTCCAGAACCTTGAACTCGCGGGACGCGAGGCTGACATCGCACGCGACATCCTGGCGGAACTCGGCACCCGCTTCGCCTTTCTGCGCGAAGTCGGCCTCTCCTACCTGTCCCTCGACCGCGCCGCGCCGACCCTCTCGGGCGGCGAGGCGCAGCGCATCCGTCTCGCCGCGCAGCTCGGCTCCAATCTGCGCGGCGTGTGCTACATTCTCGACGAACCGACCATTGGTCTGCATCCCCGCGACAATCTCATGCTCCTCGACACCCTGGAAAAACTCGGCGCCAAGGGCAATACCGTGGTGGTGGTGGAGCACGATGACGAAACCATCCGGCGCGCTCGCCACCTCATCGATCTCGGCCCCGGCGCCGGCATCAACGGCGGCCGGGTGGTGGCGGCAGGCAGCGTCGAGGATCTCATGGCCTCTCCCCAATCCGTCACCGGTCGCTTCCTCGCCAACCCCCTCCGGCATCCCCTGGTCAAACGCCGGTCCACCTCCCGCCGCACTCCGGGGATTGAGATCAGCGGCGCGCACCTGCACAACCTCAAGAAAATCGATGTCGTCTTCCCCCTCAAGCGGCTGATCGCGGTGAGCGGGGTTTCCGGTTCGGGCAAAAGCACCCTGGTGCGCTCGGTGCTGCACGAAAACCTGCGCCGCCTGCTTGCCGAGCGCGGCAACAAAACCGCGCCGCCGCGCGGGTGCGGCGCCATCAAAGGGGCGGAGAAAATCGCGCGCATTCTGGAGGTGGATCAAACCCCCATCGGCAAGACGCCACGCTCCTGCCCGGCCACCTACGTCGGATTCTGGGACGAGGTGCGCAAGCTGTTTGCCGCCACCCCCGAGGCCAAGATCCGCGGCTGGGGTCCGGGGCGTTTCTCCTTCAACACCAAGGAGGGACGCTGCAGCGCCTGCGACGGCCAGGGGGTGCAGAAAATCGAGATGAGCTTTCTGCCGGATGTCCAGGTGTCCTGCGATCAATGCGCGGGTTTGCGCTTCACCCCCGAAACCCTCGCGGTCACCTACAAGGACCGCAATATCGGCGAGGTGCTGAAGATGACCATCAACCAGGCCGCCGATTTCTTCGCCGCCCACGGCAAAATCCACCACGCCCTGTGCCTGCTGCAGGATGTGGGGCTGGGCTACCTGACCCTCGGCCAACCGAGCCCCACCCTCTCGGGCGGCGAGGCGCAGCGCATCAAGCTGGTGACCGAACTGGCCAAGACACCCCTGGACGAGGGCGCTGCCGCGACGCGTAATCGGCGCGGCGGCCACACCCTCTATATCCTCGACGAGCCGACCATCGGCCTGCACATGGCCGACGTGGAAAAACTCATTCGCGTGCTGCACCGCCTGGTGGCCGCCGGCAACACCCTGGTGGTGATCGAGCACAATCTCGATGTGATTGCCGAGGCCGATTGGCTCATCGACCTCGGCCCCGAGGGCGGAGAAGGCGGCGGGCGCCTCGTCGCCGCCGGAACCCCGGAGCAGGTCGCGCGCGCCGACACGGATTCCCGCACCGCGCCCATCCTGAAAAAATTTCTCCAGGAGCGCAGAGATTCGAAATGA